The Maledivibacter sp. sequence TAGATCATCTAATAGAAAAAGGAGAAAAGATAGGTTTAATTAAGGTTCGTCTTTATAGACCTTTCTCAGAAAAATACTTCTTTGATGTATTACCAAGCACGGTTAAGAAAATTGCTGTACTTGATAGAACTAAAGAGCCTGGAGCATTGGGTGAGCCATTGTATCAAGACGTAAGAACATTATTTTACGATAAGGAAAACGCTCCTATTGTTGTTGGTGGTAGATATGGTCTTGGTTCAAAGGATACTACACCTTCTCAAATAAAGAGAATATACGATGAGCTTAATAATGATGCACCTAAGAATGGATTTACAATAGGTATTAATGATGATGTTACTCATACTTCATTAAGTGTTGAAGAGCGTATAATCACTGAAATAAAGGGTACAAAAAGATGTAAATTCTGGGGACTAGGTTCAGATGGTACCGTTGGAGCTAATAAGAATGCAATCAAGATCATTGGCGACAAAACTGACCTTTATGCCCAAGGTTATTTTGCCTATGACTCTAAGAAGTCAGGTGGAATAACAGTATCCCACTTAAGATTTGGTGAAAAGCCAATCAGATCAACCTATCTTATTGATGAGTCTGATTATGTAGCGTGTCATAATCAATCCTATGTTGATAAATATGATCTTCTAAAAGGACTTAAAAAGGGTGGAACTTTTGTTCTTAATACTCAATGGACTGTAGAAGAATTAGATAAGAATCTTCCAGCAGAGCTGAAAAAATATATTGCAGAAAATAATATAAATTTCTACATCATAAATGCATATAATATAGCTAATGAAATCGGTTTAGGTACCAGATTCAATATGGTAATGCAATCGGCTTTCTTTACTCTAGCTAAGGTTATTCCTGTTGATGATGCCATGAATTACTTAAAGGATGCTATCGTTAAGTCCTATGGTAAGAAGGGTGAAAAGATAGTAAACATGAATCATGCCGCAGTTGATAAAGGAAGAGAAGCTCTTGTGAAAGTAGAGGTTCCAGGGATTTGGGCTGGAGAAGTAGTTGAGGAAGCTGCTGCTACAACTGACGATCCTAGTTTTATCAAGAACATCTTAAAACCAATAAATGCTCAAAAAGGTGAAGATCTACCAGTTTCTACATTCAAAGATATTGAAGATGGTACCTTTGAAGCTGGATCAGCTGCATACGAAAAGAGAGGTATTGCAGTAAACGTACCTGAATGGCAAATAGATAATTGTATCCAATGTAACAAATGCTCATATGTATGTCCTCATGCGGCTATAAGACCATTCTTAGTAAATGAGGAAGAGAAGGGAAATGCTCCTGAGTCTTTTGCTACTAAGAAGGCTATAGGAAAAGGTATGGATGGACTTGAGTATAGAATCCAAGTTTCTACACTAGATTGTACAGGCTGTGGAAACTGTGCGGATATATGTCCTGCTCCTAAGGGTAAAGCATTAGTTATGAAAAATCTTGCTACTCAAGAAAATGAAGTTGCTAACTGGGATTATGCAGTTGACAATGTAACCTATAAAGATGATATTATGGCTAAGACTACTGTAAAGGGAAGTCAATTTGCACAGCCTTTATTCGAGTTCTCAGGAGCTTGTGCTGGTTGTGGTGAGACTCCATATATGAAAGCTGTAACTCAATTATACGGAGATAGAATGATGATCGCCAATGCCACAGGTTGTTCTTCAATCTGGGGAGGTAGTGCCCCTTCTACACCTTATTGTAAGAATGCAGAAGGTAAAGGACCTGCTTGGGCTAATTCATTATTTGAAGACAATGCTGAATACGGTTATGGTATGGCATTAGCT is a genomic window containing:
- the nifJ gene encoding pyruvate:ferredoxin (flavodoxin) oxidoreductase, which encodes MANKVMKTMDGNTAAAYVSYAFTDVAAIYPITPSSNMAEFVDEWAANGQKNIFGQTVAVTEMQSEAGAAGAVHGSLQGGALTTTYTASQGLLLMIPNMYKIAGELLPGVFHVSARAIATHALSIFGDHSDVMAARQTGFAFLASGSVQEVMDLGGIAHLSSIKTRVPFLHFFDGFRTSHEIQKIELIDYDEFTRLVDWDAIKAFRKNALNPEHPVTRGTAQNPDIFFQAKEASNKFYEEVPDVVAGYMAEISKITGREYKPFNYYGAKDAERIIIAMGSVVETIEETIDHLIEKGEKIGLIKVRLYRPFSEKYFFDVLPSTVKKIAVLDRTKEPGALGEPLYQDVRTLFYDKENAPIVVGGRYGLGSKDTTPSQIKRIYDELNNDAPKNGFTIGINDDVTHTSLSVEERIITEIKGTKRCKFWGLGSDGTVGANKNAIKIIGDKTDLYAQGYFAYDSKKSGGITVSHLRFGEKPIRSTYLIDESDYVACHNQSYVDKYDLLKGLKKGGTFVLNTQWTVEELDKNLPAELKKYIAENNINFYIINAYNIANEIGLGTRFNMVMQSAFFTLAKVIPVDDAMNYLKDAIVKSYGKKGEKIVNMNHAAVDKGREALVKVEVPGIWAGEVVEEAAATTDDPSFIKNILKPINAQKGEDLPVSTFKDIEDGTFEAGSAAYEKRGIAVNVPEWQIDNCIQCNKCSYVCPHAAIRPFLVNEEEKGNAPESFATKKAIGKGMDGLEYRIQVSTLDCTGCGNCADICPAPKGKALVMKNLATQENEVANWDYAVDNVTYKDDIMAKTTVKGSQFAQPLFEFSGACAGCGETPYMKAVTQLYGDRMMIANATGCSSIWGGSAPSTPYCKNAEGKGPAWANSLFEDNAEYGYGMALASKKIREKLQMLMAEAMELGVATEVKEAFECWIEVMNDGEASKAASAKVIAAIEGNSFEAQAKEITDEIIEKKDYLVKKSVWIVGGDGWSYDIGYGGLDHVLASGEDVNVLVFDTEVYSNTGGQASKATPTAATAKFAAAGMRVKKKDLGMIATQYGYVYVAQTGMGADNNQFMKALVEAESYKGPSLIICYAPCINHGIKAGMGKSQERIKLAVEAGYWHLWRFNPLLKEQGKNPFILDSKQPKGDFKEFLRGEVRYTALETGFPEVAATLFEEAEKDSKERYTGYKRLAEMEY